Sequence from the Candidatus Kryptoniota bacterium genome:
ACGTGCCGGCGCCACCATCAGTCGAGAAGTCCGCGGCCGAGAGAATGTCGACGCCCGACCGTGATCTCATCAGTCTTTTGATTAACGTCGACGCGCCGCTTTTCGATATAATCGCAAATCGGGTGGAGAAGCTGCTGATACTGAACCCGATCAGCAAGGAAATAATTTCACGGATTCTGGAATCGAGAAGCTCAGGAGGCGACACATCCGGAGTTTATGACCGGCTCTCTTCAGAAGAGGTCCGCAAGGCATTCGCCGAGCTAGCCTTCTCCGCGCCGCAACGGAGCAAAGTCTGGTGGGAAGAAATCAGACCTGAAAGCGAAACGCCTGATTATCTAAAATGGATCTCACAGCTATTGATTTCATTCGAGCTTGAACAAATAGAAGAAGAACTGAAAATACTCACTTCGAGAATCTCTGATGCTGAGAGAAAGAATGAGGGTACGGACGATCTTGACTCAAAATACCAGGAGCTCGTTGATCGTAAGCGAAGGCTTTCTAATGCTTACAGGGAAAAGGAACTACTAGCACAATATTTCGACGACCTCAGGCATTCTTGATCGGGGGTATAGAATTCGGTTCACTCTCACTTCATGCCAATTGATGCTTTTTCACAGATTGCCGATCCGCAAGCTGCATGTCGGACTGTTTACGTTCGCCACGGCGGCTTATATTGTTTTTTTATGTCGCTTCACACTCATTGATAGCACAAGAGCACAGTTCGAGCGGAATGCAATGTCCGACGTAGAGGAATAGCTAAGAATGATAGAGATACATGAAGATAAATGCGATTTGTGCGGCTGTTGTGTCGGAGTCTGTCCTGAAAACTGCATTGACATGACTGAAAGCAGGCTCTCGATCGTCCATGAG
This genomic interval carries:
- a CDS encoding 4Fe-4S binding protein; its protein translation is MIEIHEDKCDLCGCCVGVCPENCIDMTESRLSIVHEICTNCRKCEWACPFEVFEFKLDKIRTKTTA